Genomic segment of Syntrophorhabdaceae bacterium:
TGCGTTGCGTTAATTGGTGGAATGGACAGGCTGGAGCGGGACTATGAGACTGAAGCGCTGAGACATGGAGTGGAATTGAGGGTCTTTACCAAAACGAAGACGGGTCTGGTGACACGCCTCAAGGCCGTCGACGTGATGGTGATGTTCACCGGCAAGGTGTCGCATCAGTTGAGAAGGGAAGCGGTGAACGCCGCCAGGTCAAGGAGCATCCCTATGATCATGATCCATTCCTGCGGCGTATGCAGTTTGCGGGGATGTCTGCAGCGTCTTATGGCATCAGAAAAAGGGGACGCCGGGCAGACCGGACCTGTGGATTCATGCCGGGGCAGATATTGCCGCCGCACCGCTGAAAGGTAGGTCGCGTGAACAAGGATTTAGATTTGTTAACTGATAAGAGTAATCTTCGACTAAGACATAAGGAGAGAGACATGATCACATTGTCGCAGATCGGGTTAAGCAGAGCAAAGACGCTGAAGGTAGCCCTCGTTCTTGCCATGGTCATTTCCCTGCCGCCGGCGGCTTTTGCCGCCCGGCCGCTGATCACCGATGACGCGGGGACCCTTGGGAAGGGTGCGTTCCAGGTGGAGCTGGGTTTCGAAATGTCCGACCACAGGACGGATGACGACGGCGTGGTGACCAGGGAAGATGCATCTTCCGCCAGTACTACCCTTTCCTATGGCATTCTCGACAATTTGGACGTTCTTCTGGGAATGCCCTATGAGAAGATGAAGATCAGGGAAGACGGTGATACCATCCACAACGAAGATGGTATCACCGACATGACGCTGGAGGCAAAGTGGCGGTTCTTCGAGAAGGACGGTTTTGCCATGGCACTGAAGCCCGGGGTGTCCTTCCCGACGGGGAATCACAACAAGGGTTTCGGAACCGGCCGAATGACCTACGGAGCGCTCTTCATAGCCACAAAGGACATAGGACCGGTCTCCTTTCATCTCAATGCCGGGTACAAACGCAATGAGAACAAAACGGATGATAGAAAGGACATATGGGGAGCCGACCTAGCGGGTGTGGTAACGGTGGCGAAACCGTTCAAACTTGTGGCGAATGTGGGAATGAAGACGAATACCGACCGGCAGGCATCCACCGACCCCGCCTTCTTCCTCGGGGGTCTCATCTACTCCATAACTGACAAGATCGACCTCGACCTCGGCTACAAGCGCGGCCTCAATAAAGCCGAGGCCGACAACACATACATCGGCGGATTGATGATAAGGTTTTAAAGAGACGGGTTATGGGTTACAGGTAATGGGTCGTGAGACGGAATCTCCTCCTGCAGCCCATCACCCATCACCCGTGTTCTCCCTCTTGCAAAAAGCCCGGTGACAATGTAATGTACAGGGAATCGGTCCTTCCTGTTCCCAAATGGCTTTCGTGGTTTTTAGCCTGTCAATGATGGAGGGGTAAGAACCGATGGGAGGTTCATTGTGATAATCGAAAAGGCGATGATATTCTTCGGTTGGTGCACGGTCATCAATCTCATGGTGTTACTGTTGTGGTTCCTGGCTTTTTCCCGGGCCCACGAGATCTTGTACCGGGTGCACGGTCAGTGGTTCAAGATATCAAGAGAGACCTTCGATGCGATCCATTACACGGGCATGGCGTTCTACAAGGTCTGTATCATTCTGTTCAATCTTGTTCCCATGATCGCCCTGCGCATAGCATCATAGGCATCGGGAGGCACGAATGAAGGCGCGGCTGAAGTCTGAAGCGAAGCAGCTCCATTTGATCATAGGCAAGCTGGTGGGGGGCATTACGGCCGTCACAGGTTTTGGGGGTGCGGTCGCTGTTCTTACGAGACGGCCGGATCCGTCCTGGGGAGCTGTATTGCCATGGGTTTCGGCGGGTATCATCGGCCTTGCCCTTTTCCTTGCTGCATCCCGGTGGCTTGCAAAGCGTGCCGAAGACGAAGACATGCCGGGGCCGGGCGGAAAGGACCAGGCTAAGACCAGTGCTTTGTCGTGGATAATACTGCTCGTTCTGGTGGCCTTGTTCCTTGCCATTGTTGTTATCGTGGCGGCATGAGGGCCCGAAAAACCTTTGTGCCGGAGTGTGGGATATGGTAGATAAGTTTCCATGAAAGAGCTCATGAATTTCTGCGACCTCTTATGCAAATACGCGTCAATGCCGAAGGAGAGCGGTGTGGACGGGGCAGGAAGCTGCAGGACCTTCGTTGCTGTCAGATGCAGCCTCAAGAAGACGCTTGTCCACAAAAACATGCCCTGTAAAGAGAAAGTGCTGAAGAAGAAATAATTGGTTATTGGTTATCTTCTTTTACAATGGTCATCAGTTTCTCCAACTGGTATTCCGACGACAGGGATGCCCGGTGCAGCATGCCTATGGCCTTGAAACACTCGCGGAGCCCGTCAAGCATTTTCCTTTCCTCGGCCCCTTCCCGGGACATTATCGAAACGCCGGCGGTGAAGTGCATCCAGGCGATCATGTCGTTGAAGGCCTCTTTGCTGAACCACAGAACGCCCTGATAACGATTTACTCCCAGGAAATAATGAACATCGCCGTCGGCCATGAGCGATGTAAGAACTGCCCGCGCGTTCGGCTCCTCGCACCAGCTCTGGTGAGTGGTGAATATCTTGATGAGCAGTTGTGCGGCACGTGCCTCCTTTTCGTCGTAGCCGAGTTCCCCCAGCGTTTCGCCGATGATCCGGCCGAAGAGCCATTCGTCTATCCAGCTTCTGCTGACCTCCTCGCGGGTCCCGGCGCCATCGATGAGGCCTCCAAGGACATGGACGAAAAGCCATGCCAGGTGAGCGGCGGAAAGCTCCTGGGACAGGAGGGCATGGACATCCGTCTCGCTGTCGGCAATATGCTCTGTGAAAGGATGGGATGTCATCAGCGTCGTGAGCTTCCTCGTGACCTCATGGATGATGACCTGTTCATCCTGCGATGAGCCAGTGTATGTCTTGATCTCGCGAAGAAGGTTTCCAAGCTTGTGCGTAACCTCATCGGTCAGGGCACTGGGCGGCAGCAAGACCTCGCGGTTCACTATGTCCCGGTGGGTGATCAGGATATGTCTGAAGAAGGAGGGGTTTACCAGTTGCCGGAAATATTGATGGATGGGCTGCAGAAAGATCTCGCGCATGGTTTCTTCGATGCTGGGAACGGCCCTGCCGTTGAGATAACTGCATAACTGCCCGTAATGGTGCCATTCGTTGTCTTCGACCTGTCTGAAATCGATAAACACGTGATACTGATAGGCCTGAAGGTCCACAAAAAGACCCTTTTCAGCCAGCTCCCTGTTTTCCCTCAGGTATTCCAGATTCGAGACATGGTCTTTAAAGATCGTGAAATACCCGCCATCCCGTCTGAGGCCGAGACCCTCCGCAAGATCCTTCTGCATGAGTCGGCGGGTTTCTGTATGGTCTTCCCTGACGGAGAATGCGACAGATCTATGGATCCAGCCTTTTGCCGGCGCGTATTTGTTATGAAAGACAAAGAGAGTCCTGGTGTCCCCGAAACGGTTCGAATATGCAAAGATGTCTTCATTGACGCCTCCCTCGGGTGTGAAGAAGTCATAGAGAAGAAAGTTCTCCACGTCGGCAAAGAGGTGGCGCTGGTGAAGAAGAGGGGATATCTCCCGCTGATGGCGTTCGACGAGATACTGATTGGGTGTCTCGTCCCAGTAGGCGCGGCGGTATTCCATTCCATACTTCTCCGCGTAACCTTCGACCTGCCCATGGCCGAACATGGGAAGACCGGGCATTGTGGCCATCATGGTGCAGACCCCGAAATACTTGTCGCCGGTGCCGAATTGGTCCACCGCGGTCCGTTCGTCGGGGTTGTTCATGAAATTGACGAAACGGCGAAGTATCTGCGGATCGAACTCCAGGGTGTTCTTCATGACAAGACGATACTTGGAGTTCTCCTCGTCGCGGAGCATGTTCATGAAGGCGCTGTTGTAAACGCGGTGCATGCCCAGGGTCCTGACGAAATATCCCTCCAGCAGCCAGAACGCCTCGGCGAGCAGGAGCGTATCCGGCGCCTCCACGGCGATGCGGTCGACGACCTCGCGCCAGAACTCCTTGGGCATGGCATTCGAAAAGTCGTCATAGGTCAGGCTGTGTTCCGTTCGCGTGGGTATGGCCCCGCCTGTTCCCGGTTCGGGGAACCAGAGCCTCTGAAAATGTTTCTTCGTGAGCGTCATGGCGGCATCAAAACGGATGACGGGAAATTTCCGGGCCACGTGGATAATGGTCCGGATCATCGCCTCGCGCACCTCGGGATGGAGATAGTTCAACTGGGCGGTGTCGTTCCAGGGCATGCTCGTCCCGTCATTGCCGTGATAGACGAACCTTTCGTCTCCCGTCCAGTTGTCACGGCGTTTGAAGACAACGGCGGCATCTGTGCGGTTGTAATAATGGTCCTCTATCTGGATGGAGACGCGGTCGTCGTGAGATAGGTTGGGCCCGGCGTAGGAATACCAGGGAAAGGGGTTGTGATCGACAGCAACGAACCAATCGGGATGCTCGATGACCCAGCGCGAGTAGATCCCCACATGATTCGGCACCATGTCACTGGCAAGCCGGATACCCATCCGGGTCGCGCGGTCCCTGAGGTCGACGAAGGCCTCCTCGCCGCCGAGGTCATGGGCAATGATGTAATCATGGAGCGAGTAAGCCGAAGGAACCGCCTCGGGGTTGCCGCACATCTGCTTGATGCTCTGCGAAGCGGCGCTGCGCTCCCATACCCCGATGAGCCATACACCGGTGAAGCCCCGTTTGCTCAGGGTTTCAAGCTCTTCATCGGGTATCTGGTCGAGTTTGTTTATCGGCCGGCCATATGATTTTGACAGTTGATCGAGCCAGACATACACGTTCTTGGCAATGAGGATCAGCCGCGGCATCCAGTCCTTGTCGGCGCTGAATTGTTCCGTTTCGGATTCCAGGCCGGTATAGCGATAGATCTGCGCCTCACCGGGCCCGAGAAAAGGCATCTTCTCCTCTTCCTTGAAAAGATCGAGGCTTTTGAGCATGCGAGAGATGAATTTGGTGCCGAGTAGGTATCCCCAGTGCTCGATGATGTATTCGAGTTGTCCCGACAGGGAGTGGGGCACGGCTATGGCGGGACTGCGGAGCATGTCGATCAGGTTCTGCCCCTCCGGGCCGAAGAGGATCTGGGTGTCAAAAAAGTGCCTCAATTCCGCGATAACCGTGAGAAATGGCGTCTCCCTCCTGAGAGAGGAATCGTCGAAGAGTTCAACGAAGGGAGAGAAGGCGGGGTTCATGTTCGCGAGCCAGAGGAGGAGCATCTCCTCGAGCACTATCTGCCGGTTAGAGGTCTCGCCCGTCTGGCCCCTCAAGTACTCATCGATCGTCGTTTTTCTCTGATAGACGCCAAGGGGTGGAAATTCGTCGCTGAACTGGCGTATGACCCTCTCCATCTCCTCGCGGCCAAGTTTTGTCTCCAGATGGGAAAGGGCGTGGGCCATGATATCCTTCTGTGTCGCGTCCACATATGTGCCAACCACATAGTGGAGGATCTCGTCAATGAGACCCATGGCAATGAGCGCACCCGCGCGTATCGCACTTTCGGGATAGAGGATAAGGTCCCGCTTCTTGTTGATCTCCTGCGCGAAGGTGCGGGCTGCAAGGAAGTTGGTAAAAATGATATTGCCGCTCAGGGTGAAAAGGGGATCACTGAACCGATACGTGTCCCTTGCCCTTCGTGACACATGAAACTCTCTGATAGTTTTTGTCATGCTCTCACTTTGCTTTGATTGTTCTCTATAATGAGGAATGCTAACACAGCCCCGGAATCGAGTCAATGAAGGGGAGTGTAACGGTTTGGTCATTGCCGGTCACGCGTTCCACTTTTCCTTAATGGTCCTTATGTTTCTTTCTATGGCTGTCATGTAGGGGTTTTCTTCCCCGCCGTAGTGATAGGGGATGTATTTTTCCATGGAGCCCATCATCTTGAAGCGCTTGAGCGCCACTTCCTCGTAGAACGTTGGCGTCGTCCTGATGAGCTCATCGACGTTTGCGTAGAGGGTAGAGCCCTTTCCGTGAAGCTTCTCCACACCTTCGAAACTGTAGGATTCGGCGAATTCATTAAAAAGGATGGGGAGGGTGTCAATGTAGTCAGGGGAGGACATCTGGCCGAGGAGATCAGCCGTGCCCAGCGCGCATCCCACTATCCGTTCCTCGTCGTTGCGAAAGTGGGTGGCTATATCGAGGGTGACCCCGGTGTATCTGATGATGTTGAGGATATGGCGTACCCCGTCGACAGGCAGGTGTATCTCCCTGAGGTAGACTTTTGCGAAATCGATGCTGCGCTGGACGTGGGTCAGGGTGTACTTCGCGCCGGTGCCGTCATCGTCCCCCATCTCTTTAATGTATCCCGTGTCGTGAAGAAGAACCGCGATAGTTCCGTAATCGAAGAAATCCACCGAAACCCTCGGTATCGCACCGCTCTTGTTCCATCCGTTGATGATCTCCACGAAGGGCGGCACGGTCTGCATGGTGTGATAGAGGTTGTGGTATTCCGCGTCGCACCGGTGATAGCCGGGCCTTCTGCCATTGAAAAGATCGACGATGTCCCCGAAGACGCGTGAGATCAGACCAACGCCGCGATCGCCGTAATTCTCCGCATGGACCCTCTCGACGTGATTCAAGATTTTTGCCGGTGTCAGCTCGTTCCTGGGTATTACGGGCATGCCCTTATCTCCTGCGCAAGAGCCTTCGATAATAGCTTTTGAACATTATACCATAAACAGCAATTGTGAAAAAAGCGCTGAGAAAAAGCGGGACAAGGAGGCCGCCGGGCAGAAGGCGGCGAGTGAGGACGATAAAAAGGGTCAGAAGTATCCCGGCAAGGAGGGACTTGATGATGTCTCTCATGGCCGGCCGGGCCATCGTGTAGCGCGTCCTGTGCCTGAGGATGATGTAGAGAAAGAGAAAGTTGTACAGGGACACGATGGAGGTTGCCAGGGATATCCCCAGATTCCTGAAGGGGACCATGAGAATGGATGCGATGACGGCATTGAGCGCGATGGAGGTGATGCCGATGAGGGCCGGCGTCTTCATGTCGTGCATGGCATTGAATATCCTCACGAAGGAGATGGACAGGGCGTAGAAGATAAGCCCCACGCTGTAGCCGAAGAGGGCCCGGTTCGTCATTGCCGTATCGGCTGCGGTAAAGGCGCCCCGTTCGTAGAGTATCTTCACGCACAGATCGCCTGTGGCGCACAGCAGGATGGTGGCGGGGATAAGGGTGACGCAAATGAGGACGATCGAGCTGTCTATGTGGGCCTTGAAATCCTGCATGTCATTATCGTGAAAAAGTTTCGAGAGCTTTGAGAACATTACGGTGTACACGGGAACCGCAAATAGACTGAAGGGGAGGATGAATATCCTGAAGGCATAGGACAGGGAGGCCACCTCACCGTGAGGCAGGTAGGACGCGATGATCCTTCCGACGAAACTGTTGATGGGCACGATGGACGTTGCGATAAGCGCCCCGGCGAAAAGGCGTTTCGCGGTGGTGATGGCGGGATGCTTGAGATCGAGCGCCAGGTGGTACCGGATACCGAATTTCCTCAGGTAAGGGTACTGCATGACGATCTGCAGAAAAGACCCAACGCTGACCCCTATTGCAAGACTGTAGATGCCGAGTTTCTTTCCGAGAAGGACCGCCGACGCTATAAAAAAGAGGTTCCAGACTATTCCCGACAGCTCGGGGGCGGCAAAATGCTCTTTTGCATTGAGAAATGCCTTCATGACGGAAAGGAGCGTGTGAAAGGCAATGACGGGTATCATGATAAGGAAGAGGTTGTTCGTGATCGTCCTGGCTTCTTCGGTGAACCCCGGAGCGATCATCCGGATCACGGTCCCGCTGAAGAGGAAGAAGGCAAGGGAAACGAAGAGGGTGAGGATCACAGAGATGTTTATGAATGTCGAGTAAATGCGGGAGTATTCCTCGCGGTCGTTAAGGTATTTGGTGCACACCGGTATGAGAAAGGCGCTCGTTGCACCCGAGAAGAAGAGCGTCTGGATAAGTTCCGGAAAATTGAATGCCACGATGAAGGCATCGACAAGAAGGGTGGCCCCGAAAAGATACGCCTGGATGGCCTCACGGACGTAGCCCAGCGGTCTGCTGATAAGTGTGATGATCGTGATGACGGAGCCTTTGCGAATGATGTCCAGTGCCGGGTTTCGGCGCGGGGGTTCAGATGCTTTCTGTTCCAATATTCCGTCTCTTGACAGTTTTACGGAGTTTATTGAGAGCTTTCTGTTCGATCTGGCGTATCCGTTCTCGTGTTACGCCAAAGGTCTTCCCTATGGATTCCAGTGTCTGCGGGTCGTCCCCGTCAAGGCCGAAACGCAGAAGGAGCACCTGTCTTTCGTCGGAGTTGAGGGTGTCGAGCCACGAGGCGACTTCCTCCATGCGTCTTGTATGCTCCAGGATGGAAAGAGGCTCCTCGTTGTCCGGATTGGGGATCACTTCCTCGAGGGTGAGTTTGCTGTTCTCGTCGATATAGCTTTCGAGGGAGTACGTTTTTATCGCCATGGTGAAAAGGTTTCTGACGAAATCGATGCGGTATCCCGATTCGCTGGAGATCTCTTCCAGCGAAGGCTCGCGGCCCGTCTTTTCCACGGCGGCGCTGATGATCTTCGATATCCTGTTTACCCTGGATGATACATGGACGGGCAGTCTTATTGTCCGCGAATGGTTTGCGATTGACCGCTCGATGGATTGTTTTATCCACCATGTGGCATATGTGGAGAACCGACATTCCCTTGCCAGGTCAAACTTCTCCACGGCCTTGATAAGACCGATGTTTCCTTCCTCGATGAGGTCAAGGAGGCTCATTCCCTGATTCACATATCTGCGTGCTATCTTCACGACGAGACGCAGGTTTGATTCTATCATCTTGGTGCGCGCCTCGGGGCTGCCCTCGGCCACCATGCGGGCGTACATCTTTTCTTCCTCGACGGTTATGACGGGTAACTTGCGCAGGTCCCTCATGTAGAGGCGTTCTACCTGGATATCGTCATAATGGACAAAATCTATTGCGTCCTTTTCCGCGCTCATTCTCTCCATCCCTGCTGCCCGATCAGTTTTACGAACCTGCAGCTGCCGTAGTTCTCTTCCGTATAGCTGTTCTTGTCATCCCGGGTAAAGGCAACGAGGTCCTGGGAGAATTCGTCTCCGATGGGAATAACAAGCCTGCCTCCCGCGGCAAGCTGCTCGAGAAGGGCGGCCGGAGGGTGGGGGGAGGCTGCAGTCACGATGATGCCGTCGTAGGGGCTGTGTTCCTTCCAGCCAAGGGTGCCGTCGCCGATGTGAACGATCACGTTGGCGTATTTCAACTGATCGAAGATCCTTCGCGCCCGTTTTGCAATGGCGGGTATACGCTCTATGGTGTAGACCTGGTCCGCAAGCTCCGCGAGGATGGCGCATTGATAGCCCGACCCCGTACCGATCTCAAGGACCTTTTCCTTTCCCGTGAGACGAAGGAGTTCCGACATGAGGGCCACTATATAAGGCTGTGAGATGGTCTGTTTCTCGCCTATGGGAAGAGGGTGATCCTCGTACGCTTCGGGCCACAGGGCCTCATCGACGAAGAGATGTCTCGGAACCTTCAACATGGCATTCAGAACGCTCCTGTCCGTCACACCTCGGGCAGTGATCTGTGTATCCACCATCAACTGGCGTTTGCTCCGGTATTGGTTCATCATAGGGAAAGCTCTTTTGCCCTCTGAGAGGCCTTTTCTATTGCCTCCATGACGCTTCCCCTGAAAGCCTTGTCCTCCAGGACGGCAAGACCGCTGATGGTTGTGCCCCCCGGTGAGGTTATCATTTCACGCATCAATGCGGGGTGGATATTTTCTTCCTCCAGCATGGCAACGGTCCCCTTGATGACCTGGAGGGAGATCGTCTTTGCCTTGTCCCTGGGAATGCCGATCTTGACACCGGCATCGATCATCGCTTCCAGGAAGAAAAGAAAAAAAGCCGGGCTGCTGGCGCCGAGCGAAGTGACGGCATCCATCAGTTCTTCCCCCACGTCGACGGTGAGGCCCGCGGAAGAGAAGAGCGTCTTTATCTTCCCGAGGTCCTCCGTGGCTACATCCGCGCCCGCCGCGACGCCTATGACGCCCTGACCGACCTTGACGGCGATGTTGGGCATCATCCTGACGACCTTGACAGGTTTGCCCGAGAGCATCTGGATGTTCGACATGGTGACACCGGCCATGATGGAGATGAGGATCTTCGATGCATCCATGGAGGAGGCTATATCGGGAAGTATCCTTCGGGCATCCTGGGGCTTGACGGCCACAACGATGAGATCGGACGTCTTCGCGAGCTTCGCAGCCTTCTCTTCATCCTTGATGCCGTATGTTTTTCCGATATAGAGGGCGCGGTCCTTTTTTGCCTCAACAAAGCAAAGGTTGTCCTTCCTGATCCCGTTTCGCAACAGGGCTTTGAGAATAGACTCCCCCATATTCCCCACGCCCACGATCCCGACCTTGTCCATGCCTTCCTCCTTGTACCTTATAACAGAACAAAGCCGCAAATTAAAGTCAAAACTGTCCATTCCGGCCAGCGGCGACGGTTCCCGAGACCCCCCCGGATCCGATGATTGCGGTTGATCCGGAAAACGAAACGATGTCACGCATTCAAGCTGTCTCTACCCTATTATATGTATCCGTTTCTTTTCCGGTTTGCTTCTCAGGAGGATGCAGGTGGCGCCGGGGCCGCCCTCGGCCATTGTGGCGTTTGAAAAGGCGGTCACCCATTTGCGGTGCATTGCTCGTACTATCCATGTCTTGAGGTAATCTTTGATAATGGGGTCCCGTTTTGACCTGAGGCCCCGGCCGTGGATCACCTTCACGCATCTGAGGCCTTTCCTGACGGCGTCGCTGAGGAAGTATTCGAAAGTCTCGCGGGCGCTCTCTATCGAGAGACCGTGGAGATCTATGACCTGCTGGACGGAGAACTCGCCCTTCCGGAGTTTTTCCATGATGAGGGGATTTATGCCTTCGACACAGCCCTCCATGTACTCCGGAAGGTTGGTGACGTTGATAACGCTGTGGTCCGCCAGCACCTCCCGCAAGAGTCTTTCTTCTTCATTCTCCCTGGAGGGCGCCATGACGGGCGCGTGCTTTTTTGCCCTTATTTTCCTTTCGCCCCGGCGGATCGTCCGCACACCTTCCATGGCCTCGCTCAAAAGGCGCTCTTCTTCCTGGGGGGCAGGGGCCGCCTCTTTGGTTCGCGACGCCGTTGGCTCTTTCTTCACTTTGATGCGGTGTTCCTTCAGGAAGCGGGAGAGTTCGGAAAAGGGTTTGTTGATGGGATCGTTATCATCCATGACCGGGTCTCTTCAGGCAAGCTCCATATCGGTGACGGTTATGGAATAGGTTTCGGCGGTCTCCTGAAAATCGATAAGCTTGACATCGAATGATCCCTTCTCGCCGGCTTCTATTGCGACAACATCGGAGTAATCGGCCAGAGGCTTTGCATTCGCGTCAAAGAGCGTGACAACAATGCCCAGGACCGCTTCCTCCTGCCGTTCATTGATGAGCCAGCCCGACACCTTGGCCCAGAAAGGAAGGGCGAGGAGACCGCAGCAGGGCATGAGGGAAACGAGAAAGACATGGCCTTCAAAGGAGACGCCGTCAGCACACGTGATATCTGTACTTTTCAGCTCTTTCTGTTCCTGTGGGGTTATACAGCCGATGAGGTTGTTTGCTGCTGTCATGGTGTCGCTCCTGGTATTGATCCTCATATTTACCACAGGAGAAGAACTTTTGACAACAACCAGTATTTATAATAGATTACACACATGCAATGGCTGGCTTACCTGATAGATTACGGGATCATCGGGCTTTTGGGAGTAATGTCATTTTTTTCCGTCGCTTTCTTTGTCGAGCGTTATCTTTTTTTCAAGCGCCTCGACATTTCCTGCTACCATGAGGACAGAAAAGTGTTGGAGATAGATATTACAAAAAGGATGTCCGTCATCGCTACCATAGGGAGCAATGCCCCTTATGTGGGTCTTCTCGGCACCGTTTTGGGTATCATGCTCACCTTCTCGACCATCGGCAGTCAGGGATACGTGGATGCGACGGGCGTCATGTTCGGCCTCGCACTGGCACTCAAGGCTACCGCTATCGGGCTTGTCGTGGCCATACCATCCATTGTCTTTCACAACTACCTCGTCAGGAAGGTCAAGGTAGCCCTTCTGCGGTGGGATGCCGCTTACGGAGGCAGTTCCAGGCCGGCAGGCGGGGATGGGCCCGGACGGGGCTGAGGGTCCAGGAGGTGCGGTGGGGGGATCGCTGTTCAGTACTGAAATAACAGGCATGAAGGCTGTCCGGCATAATGGATGAAAAAGAATTTAACTATATCAATATGATCCCCTTCATCGACGTCATGCTTGTCCTTCTCGTGATAGTCCTCATGACCGGGACTTTCGTGGCGACGGGCATAATCCCCGTTGATCTCCCAAAAACGAGCGGGGCTCAGGAGAATGCCATGAAGACGGGGGTCATCGAGATAGATAGAAGCGGCGTTGTTTACTATCAGGCACGGCGCGTCGAACTGGCGGGCCTGAAGGATGCCCTCGGCGGCACCTCACGTGACACCCCGTTTTTGATAAGGGCTGACAGGGATATTCACCTCCAGCGATTTGTCGAGGTCCTTGAAACAGTGAAGTCCATGGGTTTCAGGAAGGTAAGTCTCCAGACAGAGGAAGAGAATTGACCGG
This window contains:
- the exbB gene encoding TonB-system energizer ExbB, which codes for MQWLAYLIDYGIIGLLGVMSFFSVAFFVERYLFFKRLDISCYHEDRKVLEIDITKRMSVIATIGSNAPYVGLLGTVLGIMLTFSTIGSQGYVDATGVMFGLALALKATAIGLVVAIPSIVFHNYLVRKVKVALLRWDAAYGGSSRPAGGDGPGRG
- a CDS encoding Smr/MutS family protein, with amino-acid sequence MDDNDPINKPFSELSRFLKEHRIKVKKEPTASRTKEAAPAPQEEERLLSEAMEGVRTIRRGERKIRAKKHAPVMAPSRENEEERLLREVLADHSVINVTNLPEYMEGCVEGINPLIMEKLRKGEFSVQQVIDLHGLSIESARETFEYFLSDAVRKGLRCVKVIHGRGLRSKRDPIIKDYLKTWIVRAMHRKWVTAFSNATMAEGGPGATCILLRSKPEKKRIHIIG
- a CDS encoding biopolymer transporter ExbD, which gives rise to MDEKEFNYINMIPFIDVMLVLLVIVLMTGTFVATGIIPVDLPKTSGAQENAMKTGVIEIDRSGVVYYQARRVELAGLKDALGGTSRDTPFLIRADRDIHLQRFVEVLETVKSMGFRKVSLQTEEEN